A portion of the Desulfovibrio desulfuricans genome contains these proteins:
- a CDS encoding efflux RND transporter periplasmic adaptor subunit, with protein MSNSLFPAKQIFRAGLTVTVVIFAWILVSALWRAYVLAPWTRDGRVSAQIVRIAPEVSGTVLDVSVVDDQFVKQGDVLYRIDPAHFALALAQAEAQLAAADVSLRQKMEDARRRRGMEDIVPAEEVQRANQTMAIAQAELRSAQVAVDRARLDMEHTVLRAPVDGYITRLRLNKGDYAVTGQPNIALVDASSFRIIGYFEETKLHGIEPGASAQIRLMGFDEVIPGKVVSIGRGIADANQQADAQGLPSVAPSFSWVRLAQRIPVRVEFGQLPQNLVLAAGMTGSIEVTAPGGDRPPQGRLATLLQRWL; from the coding sequence ATGTCTAACAGTTTGTTTCCGGCAAAACAGATATTCAGGGCAGGGCTTACAGTCACTGTCGTCATTTTTGCGTGGATTTTGGTAAGCGCGCTCTGGCGTGCCTATGTCTTGGCCCCCTGGACACGGGATGGCCGCGTCAGTGCGCAGATCGTCCGCATAGCCCCGGAGGTGTCAGGTACGGTACTGGATGTCTCGGTGGTTGATGACCAGTTTGTGAAACAGGGGGATGTGCTCTACCGCATAGATCCTGCCCACTTTGCTCTGGCTTTGGCGCAGGCCGAGGCTCAACTGGCTGCGGCGGACGTGTCGTTGCGTCAGAAAATGGAAGACGCGAGACGCCGCCGGGGTATGGAAGATATTGTGCCCGCAGAAGAAGTCCAGCGTGCGAATCAGACAATGGCCATCGCCCAGGCCGAGTTGCGCAGTGCGCAAGTTGCTGTAGACAGGGCAAGGCTGGATATGGAGCACACAGTGCTGCGGGCCCCTGTGGATGGATATATAACGCGTCTGAGGCTGAACAAGGGCGACTATGCGGTGACTGGCCAGCCGAATATCGCGCTGGTGGACGCGAGCAGCTTCCGGATCATCGGCTATTTTGAAGAAACCAAACTGCATGGCATTGAGCCCGGCGCCTCAGCGCAGATCCGCCTGATGGGTTTTGATGAGGTGATTCCTGGCAAGGTGGTGAGTATCGGGCGCGGAATAGCCGATGCCAACCAGCAGGCTGATGCGCAGGGTTTGCCAAGCGTTGCGCCAAGTTTCAGCTGGGTTCGCCTGGCGCAGCGCATTCCGGTTCGCGTCGAATTTGGGCAACTCCCGCAAAATCTTGTTTTGGCCGCAGGCATGACAGGCAGCATCGAGGTGACTGCGCCAGGAGGCGACAGGCCACCCCAGGGCCGCCTCGCAACGCTTTTGCAACGTTGGTTGTAG
- a CDS encoding DUF1656 domain-containing protein: MLSEFSVAGIYLPPFFVYACAALPIYLGLRSLLTRCGALRWVWHPGLFGFALSLCIVSMLILFV; this comes from the coding sequence ATGCTGAGTGAGTTCTCGGTGGCTGGCATCTACCTGCCGCCATTCTTTGTCTATGCGTGCGCCGCGCTGCCAATATACCTGGGTCTTCGCTCCCTGCTTACACGCTGCGGCGCGCTGAGGTGGGTCTGGCATCCCGGTTTATTCGGGTTTGCTCTTTCCCTCTGCATAGTTTCGATGCTGATTCTCTTTGTTTAA